One Lacunisphaera limnophila DNA window includes the following coding sequences:
- a CDS encoding PVC-type heme-binding CxxCH protein has translation MLPRLPRPAASRLMPVILVLALLNLAPTLAAAETSGATAARGQLAAEDRRPEPVIEAASDEARLALGRMQLPPGLTAHLWAAEPMFGNPVAFNLDALGRVFVSETHRYGSSTLDIRGYMWTLEDDLANRNQDDWLASVTRHFGPEGVKQLSIESERLVLLEDSDGDGTADKSSVYADNFRSPLDGVASGVLAHRGDVWFTNIPALWKFTGKDKAETRTEVFRGFGVRFNFTGHDLHGLTLGPDGRIYFSIGDRGASVPTKEGGRVETPDTGAVFRCWPDGSGLELFANGLRNPQSLAFNEFGDLFTGDNDSDQGDEERLVHVVEGGDSGWRVGYQFAPRGNAGPWNTEKLWHPRHAGQPAYLVPPICNIEDGPSGIAYYPGTGLTPAYAGHLFITHFKGAISNSGIFSYKLKPAGASYAVETAAPFLTGALPTDVRFGPDGKLYYSDWAEGWPKSKKGRIYTIADPTRANDPALKAIQALIGSDFTKKSDDELAALLAHADWRVRLEAQYTLAERGTTGVTRFATALSGASELARRHAVWGLGQLARQDAAVLPVLRPLLQHADPEIRAQAAKTLGDLRDAAAANALVAALADESLRVQFFAAEALGKIQVAAATPALIAAVRANADTDATLRHALTLSLARCATTEALAALASDDSAPVRLAAVLALRRLQSAHLALFLADREPAVVREAALAINDAPVPAAYAALAGLTGQRINDEAVLLRALNAHFRLGTAENAAALATFAARGGSPAIREEALVLLSLWPAPPARDRLVGIYRPLAEKTRPAEVATAALLPVLDGLFGASVPDSVQLAALKAISSLGLKDAVPALTAVVADPAQSASVRSAALKALDGFDAPGLMASAQLAAASDLPDLRLAALPVISRLQPAQAVAVLAALVERGTTREQQTAFRALGDAKDPAADELLLAQLTLLAAGRIPAAAQLDLLDAAALRADPRIKQVLATREAALAADPDPLAPFRVALEGGDAVKSRPIFASHPVMQCMRCHRIGEYGGGDAGPDLAGIGARESREYLLESIIKPSAKIAAGFEIVSVTRQNGESIVGTLLQRDARGVRLKTAEQDSLEIPAAEVKSVESAPSAMPEIAALVLTKAEIRDLVAGLASLTEPAKPRGQATLRALRGR, from the coding sequence ATGCTGCCACGCCTACCCCGCCCCGCTGCCAGCCGGTTGATGCCCGTCATCCTGGTCCTGGCTCTCCTCAACCTTGCCCCCACGCTCGCCGCCGCTGAAACCAGCGGCGCCACCGCCGCCCGCGGTCAACTCGCCGCGGAGGACCGCCGCCCCGAGCCGGTGATCGAAGCCGCCTCCGACGAGGCCCGCCTCGCCCTCGGGCGCATGCAGCTGCCCCCCGGCCTCACCGCCCACCTTTGGGCCGCCGAGCCGATGTTCGGCAACCCCGTCGCTTTCAACCTCGACGCCCTGGGCCGGGTCTTCGTCTCCGAGACCCACCGCTACGGCTCCAGCACCCTCGATATCCGCGGCTACATGTGGACCCTCGAGGACGACCTCGCCAACCGCAACCAGGACGACTGGCTGGCCAGCGTCACCCGGCACTTCGGGCCGGAGGGCGTGAAGCAACTTTCGATCGAGTCCGAGCGCCTCGTCCTCCTCGAGGACAGCGACGGCGACGGCACCGCCGACAAATCTTCCGTCTACGCCGACAACTTCCGCAGCCCGCTCGACGGCGTCGCTTCCGGCGTCCTCGCCCACCGTGGCGACGTCTGGTTCACCAACATCCCCGCCCTCTGGAAATTCACGGGCAAGGATAAGGCCGAGACCCGCACCGAGGTCTTCCGCGGCTTCGGCGTGCGCTTTAATTTCACCGGCCATGACCTGCACGGCCTCACCCTCGGGCCCGACGGCCGGATCTATTTCTCCATTGGTGACCGCGGCGCCAGCGTGCCGACCAAGGAAGGCGGCCGCGTCGAAACCCCCGACACCGGCGCAGTCTTCCGCTGCTGGCCCGACGGCTCCGGCCTCGAGCTCTTCGCCAACGGCCTGCGCAACCCGCAGTCCCTCGCGTTCAACGAATTCGGCGACCTCTTCACCGGGGACAACGACTCCGACCAGGGCGACGAGGAACGCCTTGTGCACGTCGTCGAGGGCGGCGACAGCGGCTGGCGCGTCGGCTACCAGTTCGCCCCGCGCGGCAACGCCGGCCCATGGAACACCGAGAAGCTCTGGCACCCGCGCCACGCCGGCCAGCCTGCTTACCTGGTCCCGCCGATCTGCAACATCGAGGACGGCCCCTCCGGCATCGCGTACTACCCCGGCACCGGCCTGACCCCCGCGTACGCCGGCCACCTTTTCATCACGCACTTCAAGGGTGCGATCTCCAACTCCGGCATCTTCAGCTACAAACTGAAACCCGCCGGTGCCTCCTACGCGGTCGAGACCGCCGCGCCCTTCCTCACCGGCGCGCTGCCGACGGACGTCCGCTTCGGTCCCGACGGCAAACTCTACTACTCCGACTGGGCCGAGGGCTGGCCGAAATCCAAGAAAGGCCGCATCTACACGATCGCCGATCCGACCCGCGCCAACGATCCCGCGCTCAAGGCCATCCAGGCGCTCATCGGCTCGGACTTCACCAAGAAATCCGACGATGAGCTGGCCGCTCTCCTCGCCCACGCCGACTGGCGCGTGCGCCTCGAGGCCCAGTACACCCTCGCCGAGCGCGGCACCACGGGCGTGACCCGGTTCGCCACCGCCCTGAGCGGCGCCTCCGAACTCGCCCGTCGCCACGCCGTGTGGGGCCTCGGCCAGCTGGCCCGCCAGGATGCGGCCGTGTTGCCGGTCCTGCGTCCCCTGCTGCAGCACGCCGACCCCGAGATCCGTGCCCAGGCCGCCAAGACCCTCGGTGACCTCCGCGACGCCGCGGCCGCCAATGCGCTTGTCGCCGCGCTCGCGGACGAGTCGCTCCGCGTGCAATTCTTCGCCGCCGAAGCGCTCGGCAAAATCCAGGTGGCCGCCGCCACGCCCGCTCTGATCGCCGCCGTGCGCGCCAATGCCGACACCGACGCCACCCTGCGCCACGCGCTCACGCTCAGCCTCGCCCGCTGCGCGACGACCGAAGCGCTCGCGGCGCTCGCCTCAGACGATTCCGCCCCGGTTCGCCTGGCCGCCGTGCTGGCCCTGCGCCGCCTGCAAAGCGCGCATCTCGCCCTCTTCCTCGCCGACCGGGAACCGGCGGTCGTCCGCGAGGCGGCCCTCGCCATCAACGACGCCCCCGTCCCCGCCGCGTACGCGGCGCTCGCCGGTCTCACCGGCCAGCGGATCAACGACGAAGCCGTGCTGCTCCGCGCGCTCAACGCCCACTTCCGCCTCGGCACCGCCGAGAACGCCGCCGCCCTCGCGACCTTCGCCGCCCGCGGCGGCTCGCCGGCGATCCGCGAGGAGGCGCTCGTCCTGCTTTCCCTCTGGCCGGCCCCGCCCGCCCGCGACCGGCTCGTCGGCATCTACCGGCCGCTCGCCGAGAAGACCCGGCCGGCCGAAGTCGCCACCGCCGCCCTCCTCCCCGTCCTCGACGGCCTCTTCGGTGCCAGCGTACCGGACAGCGTGCAACTCGCCGCGCTCAAGGCGATCAGCTCGCTGGGCCTGAAGGACGCGGTCCCCGCCCTCACCGCCGTCGTGGCCGACCCCGCTCAGTCCGCCAGCGTGCGCAGTGCCGCCCTCAAGGCACTCGACGGATTTGACGCCCCCGGCCTGATGGCCAGCGCCCAGTTGGCCGCTGCCAGCGACCTGCCCGATCTCCGGCTCGCCGCCCTGCCCGTGATCAGCCGCCTGCAACCCGCCCAAGCCGTGGCCGTGCTCGCCGCCCTGGTCGAACGCGGCACCACGCGCGAACAACAGACCGCCTTCCGCGCCCTGGGCGACGCCAAGGATCCGGCCGCCGACGAACTCCTCCTCGCCCAGCTCACACTGCTGGCGGCCGGCCGGATTCCCGCCGCCGCCCAGCTGGACCTGCTCGACGCCGCCGCGCTCCGCGCCGACCCGCGCATCAAGCAGGTGCTCGCGACCCGCGAGGCCGCGTTGGCGGCGGATCCCGATCCGCTCGCCCCGTTCCGCGTCGCTCTCGAGGGCGGCGATGCCGTAAAAAGCCGCCCCATCTTCGCCAGCCACCCGGTCATGCAATGCATGCGCTGCCACCGGATCGGTGAATACGGTGGCGGCGACGCCGGCCCGGACCTGGCCGGGATCGGTGCCCGCGAGTCGCGCGAATACCTGCTCGAGTCGATCATCAAGCCCAGTGCCAAGATTGCCGCGGGCTTTGAAATCGTCTCGGTCACCCGCCAGAACGGCGAGAGCATCGTCGGCACCCTCCTCCAGCGCGACGCGCGCGGCGTGCGGCTCAAGACCGCGGAGCAGGATTCCCTGGAAATCCCCGCGGCCGAGGTGAAGTCGGTTGAATCCGCCCCGTCCGCGATGCCCGAGATCGCCGCCCTGGTCCTGACCAAGGCCGAAATCCGCGACCTCGTGGCGGGCCTCGCCTCCCTGACCGAGCCGGCCAAGCCCCGCGGCCAGGCCACGCTGCGCGCCTTGCGCGGCCGGTAA
- a CDS encoding D-2-hydroxyacid dehydrogenase, with amino-acid sequence MVLAAGGADPTLEEAEVAFGQPDIAQAMACPRLKFIELSSAGYTRYDRGDFRTNMQGRGVAVTNASQVFADPCAQHVLAQMLALERNLPVQLRNQDGPREWRYLEDRFTNGTLTRRRVLLLGYGAIGRRLAALLQPFGTQVSAYRRTPGAEAGVTMVDAAGLPAALAAADHVVNILPDSPATTGWMSAARFAQMKPGARFYNIGRGTTVDQPALIAALISGQVGAAYLDVMDPEPLPPTHPLWSAPNCFITCHIGGGTRDQDENLAAHFLANLAAFGRGGTLTDRIM; translated from the coding sequence ATGGTGCTGGCGGCCGGCGGGGCTGACCCGACTCTTGAGGAGGCGGAGGTGGCGTTCGGCCAACCCGACATCGCACAGGCGATGGCCTGCCCGCGGCTCAAGTTCATCGAGCTGAGCTCGGCCGGCTACACCCGCTATGACCGGGGTGATTTTCGCACCAACATGCAGGGGCGCGGCGTGGCCGTCACCAACGCCTCGCAGGTCTTCGCCGACCCGTGCGCCCAGCACGTGTTGGCGCAGATGCTGGCGCTGGAGCGCAACCTGCCGGTGCAACTGCGCAACCAGGATGGCCCGCGCGAATGGCGGTACCTCGAGGACCGCTTCACGAACGGCACCCTCACCCGCCGCCGCGTGCTCCTGCTGGGTTACGGTGCCATCGGGCGCCGGCTCGCCGCGCTGCTGCAGCCCTTCGGGACCCAGGTCTCCGCGTACCGGCGCACGCCGGGGGCGGAGGCGGGGGTGACGATGGTGGACGCAGCCGGCCTGCCCGCGGCCCTGGCGGCGGCGGACCATGTCGTGAACATCCTGCCCGATTCCCCGGCGACCACCGGCTGGATGTCGGCCGCGCGGTTTGCGCAGATGAAGCCCGGCGCGCGTTTCTACAACATTGGCCGGGGCACGACGGTGGACCAGCCGGCGCTGATCGCCGCGTTAATTTCAGGCCAGGTGGGGGCGGCCTACCTCGATGTGATGGATCCGGAGCCGCTGCCACCGACTCATCCGTTATGGTCCGCCCCAAACTGCTTCATCACCTGTCACATCGGCGGCGGCACCCGGGACCAGGATGAAAACCTGGCGGCCCATTTCCTCGCCAACCTGGCGGCCTTCGGGCGTGGCGGGACGCTGACCGACCGGATCATGTGA
- a CDS encoding DUF2339 domain-containing protein, translated as METLLILLLIYLVATLIILPLWTILKIRGHDAEVDSLRQRLGYAENELRDLRARPPAPAAVPPQPTPPVAPAPAVAAVVVPPPPLVVAPVPVMPAAATSTPIVTPSVIEPPLLPPVIPAPTRPTVPVYVPPATPDRPAINWEQFMGAKLFAWLGGLALFLGVAFFVKYSFEHDLIPPEVRVALGFLTGAGLIIGGLKLDRERYRITAQTLIAAGVVSLYAVTFACNSVYHFAFFGPVPTFLLMVLITATAFILAVRLPAQVVAILGMLGGFLTPVLLSTGRDNPVGLFGYLALLDAGLIAVALRTGWRHLVPMGAAGTVLMLFGWTGRFFNAEKSPVAMIVCLGSTALYLAAAELARRRDLRSRAFSLTAAALPLVGFAYALYFLSFPSVAGQVPLYLGFVLLLDAALLSLAWRDDFLPRIHVLAGLAAFALLGLWTGGHLTDARLPWALAFYLGFAGLHTVFPLWLERVRPEAGGTGWSQLFAPLTLLLLLLPIWQLDAVPFVIWPAILLIDVLAIGLAVATASLASVAAVLVLTLIATGLCLFRVPAGLDLPFTLLLAIGGFAVFFFAASFWLARRLGDRLPAGAGAATDQVFGNVQAQLPAFSSLLPFLLLIMASARLAVPDPSMIFGLALLLVALTLGLARLLRIDWLPLCALAGVAALEFAWHSRHFSAAAPALPLFWYLGFYAVFAVYPFLFKSTFADRTGPWAVAALAGIAHFPLVHRVIATASPNEFMGLLPALFAVPPLLSLGAILKGGAADNPKRLNQLAWFGGATLFFITLIFPLQFERQWITIGWALEGVALLWLFHRLPHPGLRATGVVLLGVAFVRLTLNGAVFSYHVRGDTPILNWYLYAYSLVIAALFLGARLLAPPRERVLGITAPPLLNTLAVILAFLLLNIQIADFFTTPGAATLTFKFSGSFARDMTYTIAWALFALGLLGAGIWKGQRAPRYAAIALLSVALFKLFFHDLARLQALYRVGALMAVAVIAILASFAYQRFLPVHEKTPPPTS; from the coding sequence ATGGAAACGCTGCTGATCCTCCTGCTGATCTATCTTGTCGCCACCCTGATCATCCTCCCGCTCTGGACGATCCTGAAGATCCGCGGCCATGACGCGGAGGTGGATTCGCTCCGGCAGCGCCTCGGGTACGCCGAAAACGAACTGCGGGATCTCCGCGCCCGCCCGCCGGCCCCGGCCGCGGTCCCGCCCCAACCCACCCCACCGGTTGCGCCCGCCCCCGCCGTGGCCGCGGTCGTCGTGCCCCCACCTCCGCTGGTCGTGGCGCCGGTGCCCGTCATGCCGGCGGCGGCGACCTCCACTCCCATCGTTACGCCCTCGGTCATCGAGCCGCCTCTCCTGCCACCGGTCATCCCCGCACCTACCCGGCCCACGGTGCCGGTGTATGTACCGCCCGCCACCCCCGACCGGCCGGCGATCAACTGGGAACAGTTCATGGGCGCAAAGCTCTTCGCCTGGCTCGGCGGTCTCGCTCTCTTCCTGGGCGTCGCGTTCTTCGTCAAATATTCCTTCGAGCATGACCTCATCCCGCCCGAGGTGCGCGTGGCCCTCGGCTTCCTCACCGGCGCGGGCCTGATCATCGGCGGCCTGAAGCTTGATCGCGAGCGCTACCGCATCACGGCGCAGACGCTCATCGCGGCGGGCGTGGTCTCGCTCTACGCGGTGACCTTCGCCTGCAACTCGGTCTACCACTTCGCATTCTTCGGGCCGGTGCCGACTTTCCTGCTCATGGTACTGATCACCGCGACGGCCTTCATCCTCGCTGTGCGGCTGCCGGCCCAGGTCGTCGCCATCCTCGGCATGCTCGGCGGGTTCCTGACCCCGGTGCTGCTTTCCACCGGCCGGGACAACCCGGTCGGCCTGTTTGGTTATCTCGCCCTGCTGGACGCCGGCCTGATTGCCGTGGCCCTGCGCACCGGCTGGCGCCACCTGGTGCCGATGGGCGCGGCGGGCACCGTGTTGATGCTGTTCGGCTGGACCGGGCGGTTCTTCAACGCGGAGAAGAGCCCCGTCGCCATGATCGTCTGCCTCGGCTCCACGGCGCTTTATCTCGCCGCCGCCGAGCTGGCGCGCCGCCGCGACCTGCGCTCCCGCGCGTTCTCACTCACCGCCGCCGCGCTGCCCCTCGTCGGCTTCGCCTACGCCCTGTACTTTCTCAGCTTCCCGTCCGTGGCCGGCCAGGTCCCGCTCTACCTCGGCTTCGTGCTGTTGCTGGACGCGGCGCTGCTCAGCCTGGCCTGGCGCGATGACTTTCTGCCCCGGATCCACGTCCTCGCCGGCCTGGCGGCCTTCGCCCTGCTCGGCCTCTGGACCGGTGGCCACCTGACCGATGCCCGGTTGCCCTGGGCGCTGGCGTTCTATCTCGGCTTTGCCGGCCTGCACACCGTGTTCCCGCTCTGGCTGGAGCGGGTGCGGCCCGAGGCAGGCGGCACGGGCTGGAGCCAGCTGTTCGCCCCGCTGACGCTGCTCCTGTTGCTGCTGCCCATCTGGCAGCTGGATGCCGTGCCCTTCGTGATCTGGCCGGCCATCCTGCTGATCGACGTGCTGGCCATCGGCCTCGCCGTGGCCACGGCCTCCCTCGCCTCCGTCGCCGCCGTGTTGGTGCTCACCCTGATCGCCACCGGCCTGTGCCTCTTCCGCGTCCCCGCCGGACTCGACCTGCCGTTCACGCTGCTGCTGGCCATCGGCGGTTTTGCCGTGTTCTTCTTCGCCGCCAGCTTCTGGCTCGCCCGCCGCCTCGGCGACCGCCTGCCGGCGGGCGCGGGTGCTGCCACGGACCAAGTCTTCGGCAACGTGCAGGCCCAGTTGCCAGCTTTCTCCTCCCTCCTGCCCTTCCTGCTCCTGATCATGGCCAGCGCCCGGCTGGCCGTGCCGGACCCGTCGATGATCTTCGGCCTGGCGCTGCTGCTCGTGGCGCTGACGCTCGGTCTCGCCCGGTTGCTGCGGATCGATTGGTTGCCGCTTTGCGCCTTGGCGGGCGTCGCGGCGCTCGAGTTCGCGTGGCATTCGCGCCACTTCAGCGCCGCCGCCCCGGCCCTGCCCCTCTTTTGGTATCTCGGCTTCTACGCGGTCTTCGCGGTTTATCCTTTCCTGTTCAAAAGCACCTTCGCCGACCGCACCGGCCCCTGGGCCGTGGCCGCGCTCGCCGGCATCGCGCACTTTCCGCTCGTGCACCGCGTGATCGCGACCGCCTCCCCCAATGAATTCATGGGCTTGCTGCCAGCCCTATTCGCCGTCCCGCCACTCCTGAGCCTCGGGGCCATCCTGAAGGGCGGTGCGGCTGACAACCCCAAGCGCCTCAACCAGCTCGCCTGGTTCGGCGGCGCGACGCTGTTCTTCATCACGCTCATCTTTCCGCTGCAGTTCGAGCGCCAGTGGATCACGATCGGCTGGGCGCTGGAAGGCGTGGCACTGCTCTGGCTATTTCACCGCCTCCCGCATCCGGGCCTGCGGGCCACCGGCGTTGTGCTGCTCGGCGTGGCCTTCGTGCGCCTCACCCTGAACGGCGCGGTCTTCTCCTACCACGTGCGCGGGGACACCCCGATCCTCAACTGGTACCTCTACGCCTATAGCCTGGTGATCGCCGCGCTCTTCCTCGGCGCCCGGCTGCTGGCGCCGCCGCGGGAGCGCGTGCTGGGGATCACCGCCCCGCCGTTGCTGAATACCCTGGCCGTGATCCTCGCCTTCCTGCTGCTCAACATCCAGATCGCCGACTTCTTCACGACCCCGGGGGCCGCCACCCTGACCTTCAAGTTCAGCGGCAGCTTCGCGCGCGACATGACCTATACCATCGCCTGGGCGCTGTTCGCCCTCGGTCTCCTCGGCGCCGGCATCTGGAAAGGCCAGCGGGCCCCGCGTTATGCCGCCATTGCCCTGCTCAGCGTCGCGCTCTTCAAGCTCTTCTTCCACGACCTCGCGCGCCTGCAGGCCCTGTACCGCGTCGGAGCGCTCATGGCCGTGGCCGTCATCGCGATCCTCGCCTCCTTCGCCTACCAGCGGTTCCTCCCCGTCCATGAAAAGACTCCTCCGCCCACTTCGTAA